One genomic window of Punica granatum isolate Tunisia-2019 chromosome 1, ASM765513v2, whole genome shotgun sequence includes the following:
- the LOC116187818 gene encoding peptidyl-prolyl cis-trans isomerase CYP57, with amino-acid sequence MSTVYVLEPPTKGKVVLNTTHGPLDIELWPKEAPKAVRNFVQLCLEGYYDDTIFHRIIKDFLVQGGDPTGSGTGGESIYGSPFADEYHSRLRFKHRGLVACANAGKLNSNLSQFFITLDRCDWLDRKHTIFGKVTGDSIFNLSRLAELETDDNDRPLDPPPKIISVEVLWNPFEDIVPRAPARPAAQPAAETEKKQTKQKGVKKLNLLSFGEEAEEDKKELAAQRIKIRSSHDVLDDPRLLKEEAPIKESEPSEAKATRDVQLSVREALSSKKEQLQKEFGDDFPHSSAKNDADDDEDEASFDARMLRQILEKRKELGDLPPKPKPKPKLPNGSSSRKERESSAPRSDFDSDGGNKPRVEKLSLKKKGIGSEARAEVMANADADLQLLSEAERGRQLNKQKKRRLRGREDEVLAKLENFKASTFGKPVAAGGADDEDLSDWREVHLKFAAEPGKDRMSRKEDPNDYVVVDPLLEKGKEKFNRMQAKEKRRHREWAGKSLT; translated from the exons ATGTCGACGGTGTACGTGTTGGAACCGCCGACTAAAGGGAAGGTGGTCCTAAACACAACGCACGGGCCCCTGGACATTGAGCTCTGGCCGAAGGAGGCGCCCAAGGCCGTCAGGAACTTCGTCCAGCTCTGCCTCGAGGGCTACTACGACGACACCATCTTCCACCGCATCATCAAGGACTTCCTCGTCCAGGGCGGCGATCCCACCGGCTCCGGCACAG GTGGTGAAAGCATTTATGGCAGTCCTTTCGCGGATGAATATCATTCGCGTCTAAGATTCAAGCACCGAGGCTTAGTGGCGTGTGCTAATGCTGGCAAACTGAATTCAAATTTGAGTCAGTTCTTTATAACGTTGGATCGGTGTGACTGGCTTGACCGCAAACATACTATTTTTGGGAAG GTAACTGGAGATTCAATCTTCAATCTCAGTCGACTAGCTGAGCTTGAAACTGACGATAACGATCGGCCATTGGATCCGCCGCCAAAAATAATTTCTGTGGAG GTACTAtggaatccttttgaagataTTGTTCCTAGAGCACCCGCAAGACCTGCTGCTCAACCAGCAGCTGAGACAGAAAAGAAACAAACTAAGCAGAAAGGTGTAAA GAAGCTGAATCTACTTTCTTTtggagaagaagctgaagAGGACAAGAAGGAATTAGCGGCTCAGAGGATCAAGATCAGGAGTAGTCATGATGTTCTTGATGATCCTCGCCTCCTAAAGGAAGAAGCGCCAATAAAAGAATCA GAGCCAAGCGAAGCCAAAGCAACGAGGGATGTCCAGTTATCCGTCAGAGAAGCATTGAGCTCAAAGAAAGAACAGTTGCAAAAAGAGTTTGGAGATGATTTTCCCCATTCATCTGCAAAGAATGATgcagatgatgatgaggatgaagcCAGCTTTGATGCTCGAATGCTTCGGCAAATACTTGAAAAAAGGAAGGAGCTGGGTGATCTTCCACCAAAGCCAAAGCCAAAGCCAAAGCTTCCTAATG GAAGTTCTAGTCGGAAGGAGCGTGAATCATCTGCTCCCAG GAGCGATTTTGATAGTGATGGTGGCAATAAGCCAAGGGTGGAGAAGCTTTCcttgaagaaaaagggaatAGGATCAGAAGCAAGAGCTGAAGTCATGGCTAATGCTGATGCAGATCTGCAGCTGTTGAGTGAAGCTGAGCGAGGGAGACAATTGAATAAGCAGAAGAAGCGGAGGCTCCGGGGACGTGAAGATGAG GTATTAGCCAAGCTTGAAAATTTCAAGGCGTCTACTTTCGGCAAACCAGTAGCGGCAGGTGGAGCAGATGATGAGGATTTATCTGACTGGAGAGAAGTGCACTTGAAGTTTGCAGCTGAGCCTGGAAAG GATCGAATGTCTCGAAAAGAGGATCCAAATGATTATGTTGTGGTCGACCCACTCTTGGAGAAGGGGAAGGAAAAATTCAACCGAATGCAAGCCAAGGAGAAGCGGAGGCACCGGGAATGGGCTGGAAAATCCCTCACTTGA